One part of the Lachnospiraceae bacterium JLR.KK002 genome encodes these proteins:
- a CDS encoding [Fe-Fe] hydrogenase large subunit C-terminal domain-containing protein produces the protein MEMGKLNSGLVYTNEECVGCNHCISACPVFEANYSLTKDGKDLIYVNGDACIQCGACIDACHHHARDFRDDTEQFLEDLKNGELISLLVAPAFIANYPGQYGKVLGYLKNLGARHIISVSFGADITTWGYLNYITKYNFNGGISQPCPAIVDYIEKYVPDLVPKIVPVHSPMMCAAIYAKKYMNISDKLAFIGPCIAKKSEIMRPDNRPYVSYNVTFHHLMKALKGVNLSSCEAVDELEYGLGSVYPQPGGLKENVEHFLGKDVMVRQIEGEKHAYHFLKEYAKRVKSGKQLPFMVDALNCTSGCLHGTGVEPGTVENDDVLFEINNQRNKAKSARQDRKKDKNSPWGKWITYEKRLENFNAQFAGLKLEDFICKYENKNTGVSVSEHQIEAGFEDMKKDTREKREIDCGACGYESCRQMAEAVAMGLNRRENCMHYEKSALQEEQERMREVTEQLKESQKRKQILYQEIMDDFQQIKTAMGELAEGNQCSAEDATRIAQAVGGMSSFTEMLRGSMQQVVDAVQGYDTMNESIIKISNQTGMLALNAGIEAARSGEAGKGFAVIANRVRDLSEQTKTAVATGKEQSTILIPAIQKLDDETVQFVQNIESINEGTSALAASSQEIAAQTEMIDEVVNRMAEKMKEVVD, from the coding sequence ATGGAAATGGGTAAGTTAAATTCAGGACTGGTTTATACCAATGAAGAATGTGTTGGGTGTAATCACTGTATTTCGGCATGTCCGGTTTTTGAGGCAAATTATTCCCTGACCAAAGATGGAAAAGACCTGATTTATGTAAACGGGGATGCATGTATCCAGTGTGGCGCATGTATTGACGCATGTCATCATCATGCAAGGGATTTTCGTGATGATACGGAGCAGTTTCTGGAAGATTTGAAGAACGGAGAGCTCATCAGCCTTCTGGTGGCGCCTGCATTTATTGCAAATTATCCCGGACAGTACGGGAAGGTTCTGGGGTACCTGAAAAACCTGGGGGCCAGGCATATTATCAGCGTGAGTTTTGGAGCGGATATTACCACTTGGGGGTATCTGAATTATATTACAAAATATAATTTTAACGGAGGGATTTCTCAGCCATGTCCTGCCATTGTGGATTATATTGAGAAGTATGTGCCGGATTTGGTTCCCAAAATAGTTCCGGTGCACAGCCCCATGATGTGCGCGGCGATTTATGCGAAAAAGTATATGAATATATCGGACAAACTGGCTTTTATCGGGCCCTGTATTGCGAAGAAATCAGAGATTATGCGCCCGGATAACCGCCCGTATGTGTCTTATAATGTGACGTTCCATCATCTGATGAAAGCGTTAAAAGGCGTGAATCTGTCTTCCTGTGAGGCTGTGGATGAACTGGAATACGGCCTTGGGAGCGTATATCCCCAGCCGGGAGGATTAAAGGAAAATGTGGAACATTTTCTGGGAAAAGATGTGATGGTACGTCAGATTGAAGGGGAAAAACATGCTTATCATTTTCTGAAAGAATACGCGAAACGCGTAAAGAGCGGGAAACAGCTTCCCTTCATGGTGGATGCTCTGAACTGTACCAGCGGATGTCTCCACGGGACAGGCGTGGAGCCGGGGACTGTGGAAAATGACGACGTGCTGTTTGAGATTAACAACCAGAGAAATAAGGCAAAATCCGCCAGACAGGACAGGAAGAAAGATAAGAACAGCCCCTGGGGAAAATGGATTACATACGAAAAGCGGCTTGAGAATTTTAATGCTCAGTTTGCAGGACTGAAACTGGAAGATTTCATCTGTAAATATGAGAATAAAAATACGGGAGTTTCCGTAAGCGAACATCAGATAGAAGCAGGCTTTGAAGACATGAAAAAAGATACCAGGGAAAAACGTGAGATTGACTGCGGCGCCTGCGGATATGAGAGCTGCCGCCAGATGGCGGAAGCCGTTGCCATGGGCCTGAACCGGAGAGAAAACTGTATGCATTATGAGAAAAGCGCATTGCAGGAAGAACAGGAGCGGATGCGTGAGGTTACGGAGCAGTTAAAAGAATCACAGAAGAGAAAACAGATTCTGTATCAGGAAATTATGGATGATTTTCAGCAGATTAAGACAGCCATGGGAGAACTGGCAGAGGGCAACCAGTGTTCTGCTGAGGATGCCACCAGAATTGCCCAGGCAGTGGGCGGCATGTCTTCCTTTACGGAAATGCTGCGTGGCTCCATGCAGCAGGTGGTAGATGCGGTGCAGGGATACGATACCATGAATGAATCCATTATAAAAATCTCCAACCAGACCGGTATGCTGGCGTTGAATGCGGGAATTGAAGCCGCAAGAAGCGGAGAAGCCGGAAAGGGCTTTGCAGTAATAGCAAACCGTGTCCGGGATTTGTCGGAGCAGACCAAAACAGCCGTTGCCACCGGTAAGGAGCAGAGTACCATCCTGATTCCTGCCATACAGAAACTGGATGATGAAACGGTCCAGTTTGTACAGAATATTGAAAGCATCAATGAAGGGACTTCTGCTCTTGCGGCCAGCAGCCAGGAAATAGCGGCTCAGACGGAGATGATTGATGAGGTGGTAAACCGTATGGCGGAAAAGATGAAAGAAGTCGTAGATTAA
- a CDS encoding glycosyl hydrolase family 18 protein, whose translation MEIYIVRPGDTVDTIASSHGISAQSVIYNNQLPYPYPLAVGQALLLSTENQPDSESAGTYEVITGGYAYPFISRWVLEQTLPYLSSLFIFSYGFTTEGELIPPALDDSFMISAAKSSGTAPILTLTPFGPSGQFSNYLISQVVNNETAKQNLIANLLSQITERGFEGVDIDFEYILPEDKIPFVNFVRDIRTAVNELGYPVSVALAPKTSDSQTGLLYEGKDYGLLGEAADSVLLMTYEWGYTYGPPMAVAPLNKVRQVVEYALTKIPASKISLGIPNYGYDWTLPFRQGTSKATTIGNVQAVQIAIAHNAVIQFDETAQSPYFRYVSEGSTHEVWFEDVRSLSAKFGLVSEYRLRGMGYWQIMQLFRANWLLLADTFTIT comes from the coding sequence ATGGAAATTTATATTGTACGTCCCGGTGACACAGTGGATACCATTGCATCCTCCCACGGAATTTCCGCCCAGTCTGTTATTTACAATAATCAGCTTCCGTACCCCTACCCGCTGGCTGTAGGGCAGGCTCTGCTTCTGTCTACGGAAAACCAGCCGGATTCAGAATCTGCCGGAACTTATGAAGTAATCACCGGAGGATATGCCTATCCCTTTATCAGCAGATGGGTACTGGAACAGACTCTTCCTTATCTTTCCAGCCTGTTTATTTTCTCTTATGGATTTACCACAGAGGGAGAACTGATACCTCCTGCTCTGGATGACTCATTCATGATTTCTGCCGCAAAATCTTCCGGCACCGCTCCCATTCTGACTCTGACCCCTTTCGGTCCTTCGGGACAGTTCAGCAACTACCTGATTTCCCAGGTGGTAAATAATGAAACTGCTAAACAGAATCTGATTGCAAATCTGCTTTCTCAGATAACAGAACGGGGCTTTGAAGGCGTGGACATTGACTTTGAATACATCCTGCCGGAAGATAAAATTCCTTTTGTGAATTTTGTCCGGGATATACGGACAGCCGTAAATGAGCTGGGTTACCCTGTTTCCGTGGCGCTGGCTCCCAAAACCTCTGACAGCCAGACCGGTCTGCTGTACGAAGGCAAGGATTACGGACTGCTCGGAGAAGCTGCTGATTCCGTTCTTCTGATGACATATGAGTGGGGATACACATATGGCCCTCCCATGGCAGTGGCTCCCCTCAATAAAGTCCGCCAGGTCGTGGAATACGCTCTGACAAAAATACCGGCCTCCAAAATCAGCCTTGGTATTCCCAATTACGGCTATGACTGGACCCTGCCTTTCCGGCAGGGTACCTCAAAAGCCACTACCATCGGCAATGTTCAGGCCGTCCAGATTGCCATTGCCCACAATGCTGTTATTCAGTTTGATGAAACTGCGCAGTCCCCTTATTTTCGTTACGTCTCAGAGGGGAGCACCCATGAAGTATGGTTTGAAGATGTCCGAAGCCTTTCCGCCAAATTCGGCCTCGTCAGTGAATACCGTCTTCGCGGTATGGGCTACTGGCAGATTATGCAGCTCTTTCGGGCGAACTGGCTGCTGCTGGCAGATACCTTTACCATCACTTAG
- a CDS encoding TetR/AcrR family transcriptional regulator produces the protein MELQKKILEGTLEVFNQKGLKFTMDDLAGHLGTSKKTIYMVFRDKEALFLAMVDYLFATIKEAEQNVVEDESGNTLEKIRKILGVLPEGYKDVDFRQLYMLKEKYPRIYEKVEEHLETGWETTIALLEQGMAEGVIRPVRIPILKMMLEASLEQFFQRDVLIRNRISYQEALDEVVNILVDGIQLTRDSQK, from the coding sequence ATGGAATTACAGAAAAAAATTCTGGAAGGAACGCTGGAGGTATTTAATCAGAAAGGGCTGAAATTCACCATGGATGACCTGGCCGGGCATCTGGGAACCAGTAAGAAAACCATTTACATGGTATTCCGTGATAAAGAAGCGCTGTTTCTGGCCATGGTAGATTATCTGTTTGCCACTATTAAAGAGGCAGAACAGAATGTGGTGGAAGATGAATCCGGAAATACTCTGGAAAAAATAAGAAAGATTCTGGGAGTTCTGCCGGAGGGATACAAAGATGTGGATTTCCGCCAGTTATATATGCTGAAGGAGAAGTATCCCAGGATTTATGAAAAGGTAGAGGAGCATCTGGAAACAGGCTGGGAAACCACCATTGCTTTGCTGGAGCAGGGAATGGCGGAAGGGGTCATCCGCCCCGTTCGGATTCCCATTCTGAAAATGATGCTGGAAGCATCACTGGAACAGTTTTTCCAGCGGGATGTGCTGATACGGAACCGGATTTCCTATCAGGAAGCGTTGGACGAGGTAGTGAATATTCTGGTAGATGGCATACAACTGACTCGGGATTCACAGAAATAG
- a CDS encoding glycoside hydrolase family 2 TIM barrel-domain containing protein, translating to MAERIYMNDGWRFTEHFSEKLTEAGFDDSALEIVRLPHTCREVPFHYFDEEIYQMVSGYRRVLSVPESWKGKRVLLTLEGAAHESEVFLNGKKVGEHRCGYTAFTLDVSKSLNYGAENVLAVKVDSRETLNIPPFGYVVDYMTYGGIYREVYLDIKNQNYLKDVFVHSQVETGAQPEVRAITELAFRQEAEGCRIRQFIRRKPGNPKIDTEKKRSVYAKAEGEYRRILEQEVRGKKWHTEFPVEGVELWDINHPVLYEIRTELVKDGEILDEYVVTYGFRKAEFRADGFYLNDRKQKLRGLNRHQSYPYVGYAMPRSMQEMDADILKWELGLNAVRTSHYPQSHYFLNRCDELGLLVFTEMPGWQYIGDEDWQNQALKNVRDMVRQYRNHTSVVLWGVRINESQDNDSFYRRTNAAARKLDPWRPTGGVRFHKKSSLLEDVYTYNDFSHDGTTEGCEKKSAVTPDLSKAYLISEYNGHMYPTKSSDCEEHRTEHAIRHGAVLNAVAGQKDIAGSFGWCMFDYNTHRDFGSGDRICYHGVMDMFRNPKIAADIYACQQEHTPVLSISSSMDIGEHPGCNRGNIWIFTNADSVRMYKNDRFIKRYTRKDSPYKNLKHGPILIDDFIGSVMEEQEHFRPAQAKALKDALNAVARYGLTHLPKSVYLTAAKLLAWYHMKPDQIVELYNRYVGDWGGTSTEYRFEAVKNGKVVKTVIRKPMTSVHLEAKADHRTLLEGQTYDVAAVRIRALDENGNLLSFFHQPVQLEVQGNAELIGPRVISLQGGMGGTYVKTAGTPGKAVLKIKTAQAEEVNLIFEIKISEKDRRKL from the coding sequence ATGGCAGAACGGATTTATATGAATGATGGCTGGAGATTTACAGAACATTTCAGTGAAAAACTCACGGAGGCAGGATTTGATGACAGTGCACTGGAAATCGTGCGTTTGCCTCATACCTGCCGGGAAGTGCCTTTTCACTATTTTGACGAGGAAATTTATCAGATGGTAAGCGGTTACCGCAGGGTACTTTCTGTTCCGGAAAGCTGGAAAGGAAAGAGGGTGCTGCTGACACTGGAAGGGGCTGCCCATGAGAGCGAAGTATTTCTGAACGGAAAAAAAGTGGGGGAACACCGCTGCGGTTACACAGCATTTACCCTGGATGTAAGTAAAAGTCTGAATTACGGAGCAGAAAATGTACTGGCAGTCAAAGTGGACAGCCGGGAAACATTGAATATTCCGCCCTTTGGCTATGTGGTGGATTATATGACTTACGGAGGGATTTACCGGGAAGTGTATCTGGATATTAAAAATCAGAATTATCTGAAAGACGTATTTGTACACAGTCAGGTGGAAACCGGGGCGCAGCCTGAAGTACGGGCCATAACGGAGCTGGCTTTCCGTCAGGAGGCGGAAGGATGCCGTATCCGCCAGTTTATCCGGAGAAAACCCGGAAATCCGAAGATAGATACGGAAAAAAAGCGTTCTGTATATGCGAAAGCTGAGGGAGAATACCGGAGGATTCTGGAACAGGAAGTAAGAGGAAAGAAATGGCACACGGAATTTCCGGTAGAAGGGGTGGAACTCTGGGATATTAACCATCCTGTTCTTTATGAAATCCGGACAGAACTGGTAAAAGACGGAGAAATTCTTGACGAATATGTGGTTACATACGGATTCCGGAAAGCAGAGTTCCGGGCAGACGGATTTTATCTGAACGACAGAAAACAGAAACTGCGGGGGCTGAACCGTCATCAGAGTTATCCCTATGTGGGCTATGCCATGCCCCGGTCCATGCAGGAAATGGATGCGGATATTCTGAAATGGGAACTGGGACTGAATGCGGTGCGTACTTCTCACTATCCCCAGTCCCATTATTTTCTGAATCGCTGCGACGAGCTGGGACTTCTGGTTTTTACCGAGATGCCGGGATGGCAGTATATTGGCGATGAAGACTGGCAGAACCAGGCGCTGAAAAATGTGCGGGATATGGTAAGGCAATACCGGAATCATACGTCTGTTGTACTCTGGGGCGTCCGCATCAATGAATCTCAGGATAATGACAGTTTTTACCGGAGAACCAATGCGGCGGCCCGCAAACTGGACCCATGGAGGCCCACCGGCGGCGTGCGGTTCCATAAAAAGAGCAGTCTGCTGGAAGATGTATATACTTACAATGATTTTTCCCATGACGGAACCACCGAAGGATGTGAAAAGAAATCAGCGGTTACGCCGGATTTGTCAAAAGCCTATCTTATTTCTGAATATAACGGGCATATGTATCCCACGAAATCTTCTGACTGCGAAGAGCACAGAACCGAACATGCCATCCGGCATGGGGCGGTGCTGAATGCAGTTGCAGGCCAGAAAGATATTGCAGGCAGTTTTGGCTGGTGTATGTTCGATTACAATACCCACAGGGATTTTGGAAGCGGAGACCGCATCTGTTACCACGGTGTTATGGATATGTTCCGCAATCCCAAAATTGCGGCGGATATTTATGCCTGCCAGCAGGAGCATACCCCGGTGCTGTCCATAAGTTCTTCCATGGACATTGGGGAACATCCGGGATGCAACCGGGGAAATATCTGGATTTTTACCAACGCAGACAGTGTGCGCATGTACAAAAATGACCGTTTTATCAAAAGATATACCAGGAAAGATTCTCCTTATAAAAATCTGAAGCATGGTCCCATTCTGATAGATGATTTTATTGGTTCTGTGATGGAAGAACAGGAACATTTCCGTCCGGCTCAGGCCAAAGCACTGAAAGACGCATTAAACGCAGTTGCCCGGTATGGCCTGACCCATCTGCCCAAATCCGTTTATCTGACAGCGGCAAAGCTGCTGGCCTGGTACCATATGAAACCGGATCAGATTGTAGAACTCTACAACCGTTATGTGGGAGACTGGGGCGGCACTTCCACAGAATACCGTTTTGAAGCAGTAAAAAACGGCAAGGTGGTGAAAACCGTTATCAGGAAGCCCATGACCTCGGTTCATCTGGAAGCAAAAGCGGATCACAGAACTCTGCTGGAAGGGCAGACCTATGATGTGGCGGCAGTGAGAATCCGGGCGCTGGATGAGAATGGAAATCTTCTGAGCTTCTTTCACCAGCCGGTGCAGCTGGAAGTACAGGGAAATGCAGAACTTATCGGGCCACGCGTGATTTCCCTGCAGGGAGGCATGGGCGGAACTTATGTGAAAACTGCCGGGACTCCGGGAAAAGCGGTGTTGAAAATAAAGACTGCGCAGGCGGAAGAAGTGAATCTCATCTTTGAAATAAAAATTTCTGAGAAAGACAGGAGGAAATTATGA
- a CDS encoding Dabb family protein gives MVKHIVMFKLKEEFNGKTAMENAAEARARAERLRDLVPSVVKMKAVCNAPAADGTNYELALICDFQDMEGLNAYQNHPEHIKFGAFISQMRESRACIDYEYEASESK, from the coding sequence ATGGTAAAGCATATTGTAATGTTTAAACTGAAAGAAGAATTTAACGGGAAAACTGCCATGGAAAATGCTGCGGAAGCCAGAGCCAGGGCGGAGCGGCTGAGAGATCTGGTGCCCTCTGTGGTAAAAATGAAAGCAGTATGTAATGCTCCGGCAGCAGATGGAACCAATTATGAGCTGGCTCTGATTTGTGACTTTCAGGATATGGAAGGGCTGAATGCATATCAGAACCATCCGGAGCATATAAAGTTTGGAGCATTTATCAGTCAGATGCGGGAAAGCAGAGCCTGCATTGACTATGAATATGAAGCATCCGAATCTAAGTGA